The following are encoded in a window of Mycobacterium sp. ELW1 genomic DNA:
- a CDS encoding divalent metal cation transporter, with protein MTAEDTRPAVTPPTPAEVGWRHRAASVITRVPGGARVLGYLAIAGPGLIAANAGNDAAGIATYSSAGSQFVYRTLFFMVLVTVALVLVQEMSVRLGTFTGKGIAALIREQFSLRLTALALLCILLANTGLVVSEFAGIGAAFELVGVSRYWVVPLAAVLIWGLVLFGSYRYAERIFLVLSLAFFAYPVAAILGHPDWKDVATNLVVPHFEMSSEFLLLGVALIGTTVSPYMQFYAAAEVVDRGVGPDNFRTARIDAVVGAVFACIISITIIIATGAAIGERGPLDSAQEAAEALRPVAGNSAVALFAVGLLGASALAGAVVPLSSSYAISEAVGVERSVSRRFTEAPLFLGLFTFQIVLGAAIALTPVNLISLLIGTQVLQGIITPVILVYILVLTNRRSVLGDAVNRPVFRVVATVAVVASARCRCCCSAGRCWAGSV; from the coding sequence ATGACCGCCGAAGACACCCGCCCGGCGGTCACGCCGCCGACGCCGGCCGAAGTGGGCTGGCGACACCGCGCGGCCAGCGTCATCACGCGGGTGCCCGGAGGTGCCCGAGTGCTGGGGTATCTGGCGATCGCGGGTCCCGGCCTCATCGCGGCCAACGCCGGCAACGATGCCGCCGGGATTGCCACCTATTCCAGCGCCGGTTCGCAATTCGTCTATCGCACACTCTTTTTCATGGTCCTGGTGACGGTGGCCTTGGTCCTGGTGCAGGAGATGTCGGTGCGGCTGGGCACCTTCACCGGCAAGGGGATCGCGGCGCTGATCCGCGAACAGTTCTCGCTGCGGCTGACCGCGCTCGCCTTGTTGTGCATCCTGCTGGCCAACACCGGACTGGTGGTCAGCGAGTTCGCCGGTATCGGTGCGGCGTTCGAACTGGTGGGTGTGAGCCGGTATTGGGTGGTACCTCTTGCCGCGGTGCTCATCTGGGGTCTGGTGCTGTTCGGCTCCTACCGTTACGCCGAGCGGATCTTCCTGGTCCTGTCGCTGGCGTTCTTCGCCTACCCGGTGGCGGCCATCCTGGGGCATCCGGACTGGAAAGACGTGGCGACCAACCTCGTCGTCCCGCACTTCGAAATGTCCAGTGAATTCCTGCTTCTGGGGGTCGCCCTGATCGGCACCACGGTGTCGCCCTACATGCAGTTCTATGCCGCCGCCGAGGTGGTGGATCGCGGTGTGGGTCCGGACAACTTCCGCACCGCGCGGATCGACGCGGTGGTGGGAGCGGTGTTCGCCTGCATCATCTCGATCACCATCATCATCGCCACCGGCGCCGCCATCGGCGAACGCGGACCGCTGGATTCGGCTCAGGAAGCCGCCGAGGCGCTGCGGCCGGTCGCCGGCAACAGTGCGGTCGCGCTGTTCGCCGTCGGCCTGCTCGGCGCGAGTGCGTTGGCCGGGGCGGTGGTTCCGCTGTCCAGCAGCTATGCGATCAGCGAAGCCGTCGGTGTGGAACGTTCGGTATCACGGCGCTTCACCGAGGCGCCACTGTTCCTGGGACTGTTCACCTTTCAGATCGTGCTGGGTGCCGCGATCGCGCTGACCCCGGTGAACCTGATCAGCCTGCTCATCGGGACTCAGGTTCTGCAGGGAATCATCACGCCCGTCATCCTGGTGTACATCCTGGTGCTGACGAATCGGCGTTCGGTGCTCGGCGACGCGGTCAACCGGCCGGTGTTCCGGGTCGTCGCCACCGTCGCGGTGGTCGCGTCAGCGCGATGTCGCTGTTGCTGCTCGGCTGGACGGTGCTGGGCTGGTTCGGTGTGA